A part of Neovison vison isolate M4711 chromosome 6, ASM_NN_V1, whole genome shotgun sequence genomic DNA contains:
- the LOC122910777 gene encoding olfactory receptor 7G2-like, which yields MEPRNQTVFSEFFLLGLTDDPELQPLLFNLFLSTYLVTILGNLLVILAVVSDSHLHSPMYFFLSNLSFTDICLSTTTIPKMLVNIQAQIQSISYTGCLTQVCFVLIFVGLENFLLAAMAYDRYVAICHPLRYTVIMNAQLCGLLTVLSLLISIANALLHSLMVLRLSFCTDLNIPHFFCELAQVVKLACSDTFINNILVYVLACLLGGVPLSGIIFSYTQIFSSVLRMPSDSGKYKAFSTCGSHLSVVSLFYGTAVGVYISSAVSDSSRRNTMASVMYIVIPQMMNPFIYSLRNSDMQGALKKLARRIPSFL from the coding sequence ATGGAACCCAGAAACCAGACagtattttcagaattctttctccTAGGACTGACAGATGATCCAGAACTACAGCCCCTCCTCTTCAATCTGTTCCTGTCCACATACCTGGTCACCATCCTGGGAAATCTGCTGGTCATCCTGGCTGTCGTCTCTGACTCCCACCTCCACTCCCCtatgtacttcttcctctccaacctGTCCTTTACGGACATCTGTTTAAGCACAACCACCATCCCAAAGATGCTGGTGAACATCCAAGCACAGATTCAGAGCATCAGTTATACAGGCTGCCTCACCCAGGTctgctttgttttgatttttgtcgGTTTGGAAAATTTTCTCCTTGCAGcaatggcctatgaccgctatgtggccatctgccatCCCTTGAGGTACACCGTTATCATGAATGCCCAACTCTGTGGCCTGCTGACAGtgctctccctgctcattagCATTGCCAATGCCCTGCTCCACAGCCTGATGGTGCTACGGTTATCCTTCTGTACGGACCTGAACATCCCCCACTTCTTCTGCGAGCTTGCTCAAGTTGTCAAGCTTGCCTGTTCTGATACTTTCATCAATAATATCTTGGTGTATGTTTTGGCTTGCTTACTTGGGGGTGTTCCTCtctctggaataattttctctTACACTCaaattttctcctctgttttgaGAATGCCATCAGATAGTGGAAAGTATAAAGCTTTCTCCACCTGTGGGTCTCACCTGTCAGTTGTGTCCTTGTTCTATGGGACGGCTGTTGGAGTGTACATTAGTTCCGCAGTTAGTGACTCTTCCAGGAGGAATACCATGGCTTCAGTGATGTACATTGTAATTCCTCAAATGATGAACCCCTTTATTTACAGTCTGAGAAATAGTGACATGCAGGGTGCCTTGAAGAAACTGGCCAGAAGGATACCTTCTTTTCTGTGA
- the LOC122910780 gene encoding olfactory receptor 7G2-like — protein MEPRNQTDVSEFLLLGVTEDPELQPLLFCLFLSMYLVTILGNLLVILAVLSDSHLHTPMYFFLSNLSFTDICLSTTTIPKMLVNIQAQNQSISYTGCITQVCFVLVFLGFENFLLAVMAYDRYVAICHPLRYTVIMNPHLCGCLILLSLYISIMDALLHSLMVLQLSFCTDLEIPQFFCELAQVIKLACSDAFINTILANFMASVLSGISIFGIIFSYAKILYSLLRMPSAGRRYKAFSTCGSHLLVVSLFYGTGLGVYISSAVTDSSRNTAVASVMYTVVPQLMNPFTYSLRNRDMKEALKKIIR, from the coding sequence ATGGAACCCAGAAACCAAACAGATGTATCAGAATTTCTTCTCCTGGGAGTGACGGAGGATCCAGAATTGCAgcccctcctcttctgcctgtTCCTGTCCATGTACCTGGTCACCATCCTGGGAAATCTGCTCGTCATCCTGGCTGTCCTCTCTgactcccacctccacacccccatgtacttcttcctctccaacctGTCCTTTACTGACATCTGCTTAAGCACAACCACCATCCCAAAGATGCTGGTGAACATCCAGGCACAGAACCAGAGCATCAGTTACACAGGCTGCATCACCCAGGTCTGCTTTGTCTTGGTTTTCCTTGGTTTTGAGAATTTTCTCCTTGCAGtaatggcctatgaccgctatgtggccatttgTCACCCACTGAGGTACACCGTTATCATGAACCCCCACCTCTGTGGATGCTTAATTCTACTCTCTTTGTACATTAGCATCATGGATGCCCTCCTCCACAGTCTGATGGTGTTACAACTGTCCTTCTGCACTGACTTGGAAATCCCCCAGTTTTTCTGTGAACTCGCACAGGTCATCAAGCTCGCCTGTTCGGATGCCTTCATCAATACCATCTTGGCTAATTTTATGGCTAGTGTGTTGAGTGGTATTTCTATCTTTGGGATCATTTTCTCGTATGCTAAAATTCTCTACTCTCTTTTGAGAATGCCATCAGCTGGCAGAAGATACAAAGCCTTTTCCACCTGTGGGTCTCATCTCTTAGTTGTTTCCTTGTTCTATGGGACAGGATTAGGGGTGTACATTAGCTCTGCAGTTACTGACTCTTCCAGAAACACTGCAGTGGCCTCAGTGATGTACACCGTGGTTCCTCAATTGATGAACCCCTTTACCTACAGTCTGCGCAACAGGGATATGAAGGAAgccttgaaaaaaataatcaggtAG